In Eriocheir sinensis breed Jianghai 21 chromosome 23, ASM2467909v1, whole genome shotgun sequence, a single window of DNA contains:
- the LOC127002341 gene encoding uncharacterized protein LOC127002341: protein MGNTPLSTTEAEKDLGVYVTRLPVKGYPAHQYHMGNTPLSTTEAEKDLGVYVTRLPVKGYPAHQYHMGNTPLSTTEAEKDLGVYVTRLPVKGYPAHQYHMGNTPLYTTEAEKDLGVYVTRLPVKGYPAHQYHMGNTPLSTTEAEKDLGVYVTRLPVKGYPAHQYHMGNTPLSTTEAEKDLGVYVTRLPVKGYPAHQYHMGNTPLSTTEAEKDLGVYVTRLPVKGYPAHQYHMGNTPLSTTEAEKDLGVYVTRLPVKGYPAHQYHMGNTPLSTTEPEKDLGVYVTRLPVKGYPAHQYHMGNTPLSTTEAEKDLGVYVTRLPVKGYPAHQYHMGNTPLSTTEAEKDLGVYVTRLPVKGYPAHQYHMGNTPLSTTEAEKDLGVYVTRLPVKGYPAHQYHMGNTPLSTTEAEKDLGVYVTRLPVKGYPAHQYHMGNTPLSTTEAEKDLGVYVTRLPVKGYPAHQYHMGNTPLSTTEAEKDLGVYVTRLPVKGYPAHQYHMGNTPLSTTEAEKDLGVYVTRLPVKGYPAHQYHMGNTPLSTTEAEKDLGVYVTRLPVKGYPAHQYHMGNTPLSTTEAEKDLGVYVTRLPVKGYPAHQYHMGNTPLSTTEAEKDLGVYVTRLPVKGYPAHQYHMGNTPLSTTEAEKDLGVYVTRLPVKGYPAHQYHMGNTPLSTTEAEKDLGVYVTRLPVKGYPAHQYHMGNTPLSTTEPEKDLGVYVTRLPVKGYPAHQYHMGNTPLSTTEAEKDLGVYVTRLPVKGYPAHQYHMGNTPLSTTEAEKDLGVYFTRLPVKGYPAHQYHMGNTPLSTTEAEKDLGVYVTRLPGKTKSVPITDGLEILKYLP from the coding sequence atgggaaacactccactatccaccacagaggcagagaaagacctgggagtgtatgttaccaggctaccagtgaagggatatccagcacaccaataccacatgggaaacactccactatccaccacagaggcagagaaagacctgggagtgtatgttaccaggctaccagtgaagggatatccagcacaccaataccacatgggaaacactccactatccaccacagaggcagagaaagacctgggagtgtatgttaccaggctaccagtgaagggatatccagcacaccaataccacatgggaaacactccactatacaccacagaggcagagaaagacctgggagtgtatgttaccaggctaccagtgaagggatatccagcacaccaataccacatgggaaacactccactatccaccacagaggcagagaaagacctgggagtgtatgttaccaggctaccagtgaagggatatccagcacaccaataccacatgggaaacactccactatccaccacagaggcagagaaagacctgggagtgtatgttaccaggctaccagtgaagggatatccagcacaccaataccacatgggaaacactccactatccaccacagaggcagagaaagacctgggagtgtatgttaccaggctaccagtgaagggatatccagcacaccaataccacatgggaaacactccactatccaccacagaggcagagaaagacctgggagtgtatgttaccaggctaccagtgaagggatatccagcacaccaataccacatgggaaacactccactatccaccacagagccagagaaagacctgggagtgtatgttaccaggctaccagtgaagggatatccagcacaccaataccacatgggaaacactccactatccaccacagaggctgagaaagacctgggagtgtatgttaccaggctaccagtgaagggatatccagcacaccaataccacatgggaaacactccactatccaccacagaggctgagaaagacctgggagtgtatgttaccaggctaccagtgaagggatatccagcacaccaataccacatgggaaacactccactatccaccacagaggctgagaaagacctgggagtgtatgttaccaggctaccagtgaagggatatccagcacaccaataccacatgggaaacactccactatccaccacagaggcagagaaagacctgggagtgtatgttaccaggctaccagtgaagggatatccagcacaccaataccacatgggaaacactccactatccaccacagaggcagagaaagacctgggagtgtatgttaccaggctaccagtgaagggatatccagcacaccaataccacatgggaaacactccactatccaccacagaggcagagaaagacctgggagtgtatgttaccaggctaccagtgaagggatatccagcacaccaataccacatgggaaacactccactatccaccacagaggcagagaaagacctgggagtgtatgttaccaggctaccagtgaagggatatccagcacaccaataccacatgggaaacactccactatccaccacagaggcagagaaagacctgggagtgtatgttaccaggctaccagtgaagggatatccagcacaccaataccacatgggaaacactccactatccaccacagaggcagagaaagacctgggagtgtatgttaccaggctaccagtgaagggatatccagcacaccaataccacatgggaaacactccactatccaccacagaggcagagaaagacctgggagtgtatgttaccaggctaccagtgaagggatatccagcacaccaataccacatgggaaacactccactatccaccacagaggcagagaaagacctgggagtgtatgttaccaggctaccagtgaagggatatccagcacaccaataccacatgggaaacactccactatccaccacagaggcagagaaagacctgggagtgtatgttaccaggctaccagtgaagggatatccagcacaccaataccacatgggaaacactccactatccaccacagagccagagaaagacctgggagtgtatgttaccaggctaccagtgaagggatatccagcacaccaataccacatgggaaacactccactatccaccacagaggctgagaaagacctgggagtgtatgttaccaggctaccagtgaagggatatccagcacaccaataccacatgggaaacactccactatccaccacagaggcagagaaagacctgggagtgtattttaccaggctaccagtgaagggatatccagcacaccaataccacatgggaaacactccactatccaccacagaggcagagaaagacctgggagtgtacgttaccaggctaccagggaagacCAAATCCGTACCAATCACAGACGGGTTAGAAATCCTAAAatatcttccatga